A window from Ostrinia nubilalis chromosome 13, ilOstNubi1.1, whole genome shotgun sequence encodes these proteins:
- the LOC135077416 gene encoding FK506-binding protein 5-like, giving the protein MSQSRIPSPARSQGAPITPRRYKSRTRSVGSPARSTTSVRLSALAQFKENNKDSFVLSPAPSRRSVLNDDTDIEEPRRRSWWRKLNDNSRDVMEVLNDNKVLETNEAVEEYIDIEVLSQEKKNYTLDLPDSSDSESISSIVIPQRKLFTQKDQAQNKFGQLIGTRETLAKLHKSTAADKTVNVPPKNLFGQGTRPKSKPVFPAALLNLSSNKTVNKTKENVAAEVKGQVRSLFGNRAGTKRKNMFADFIVSESEDEISEIQPKVFGFPKKPDTRRDSATSRGKREHSPTSSITTDIEMEEWKMLPSSTMVENQLEDMMAAAKTPVKRPRLSKLPDIKETETKSTVEQIEKEPSDEEQELKYDDEDDKSEVIHEQQMQDQREVDDNEHDGIQTNITIQSTTNKITEGKEKTMGMNEEDKQNKSHATSRNVSKVKDKNVNQSKIPSVNQQNNVSQHKMSPEKEQDVEMEVELTQKKDNNTVVKNKSYRDSNSLQKDKADQSKAQNNDDVANVDQVDNCDEGNDQNKSKNNHNVSLKQNRDISQVKSNTSQEKGNDKEAIAANASDNLDQDEQEELNENVDEEIQEENEDQIQNDIEEQASESKEPENDSEEQNEDVELQNQSEIIKQDEDHEVSMAQESETEQNKDEMDVQNDSLVQNHEDCENNAHNESAAEDQNQSVPEVQSEQEEEVQDSEQEDEENQEDNEVENESSAEDQDNEVENQSEIEEDDDRNASDAEMEQVSAVQDENDMEDEDGINESAEVQNEEDAEENESDNEQNDDEEEVNESAEVNDSEEDQNESAEVNEMEDQNESAEVNDTEEEQNESAEVNDTEEDQNESAEVQNDDEEEDAQNESAEMDNDIDNDAQNESEHQENEDSNDQQQSDYEAPNDSHDTTGRHRKKKDTNVNSPEAILHDKTNQLESFTAQGRNTSVRKTTMLKNMTIRPSLAPPRESTGISDGTTNSSAEGSGWDSHRTTRKTLRQTFGRDFTPRKSLRALVMEKSAKRQTAISEVTAKFPQANSTELQLPEASMVPDDCEMTVEEDRQESNHDVSKRTRQTTLEMYLQKIKMQNMERNLKMQEAVRNSLKAPTTDVLNPFKVPARPMFSSRKPNKAASKPKAKPVKSALIPLDDLPPELLEDMKYKPPKRFQPSNASWITKRLYKFLESKLESKYDYKARVRAEKLVQTIYHFAKDLRRVPVAPAPAVDALKLEMARLGVVTTHFDFYQFFHEYMPREVRIKVVPDIVNKISVPRHGVFSDIIRGNTVQG; this is encoded by the exons ATGTCCCAATCTAGGATTCCGTCTCCAGCCCGGTCGCAGGGGGCCCCAATAACTCCTCGGAGATACAAATCTCGAACACGCAGCGTTGGCTCACCTGCTCGGTCTACCACCTCAGTGAGGCTGTCTGCATTAGCCCAGTTTAAAGAAAACAATAAGGACTCGTTTGTTCTGTCTCCAGCGCCCAGCAGACGGTCTGTGTTGAATGATGACACTGATATTGAGGAACCTAGAC GTAGGAGCTGGTGGAGGAAACTGAACGATAACTCCAGGGATGTCATGGAGGTTCTAAATGATAATAAAGTTTTGGAGACAAATGAAGCGGTTGAAGAGTACATTGATATTGAAGTTTTGAG ccaagaaaaaaaaaactacacattAGATCTTCCAGACAGTAGCGATAGTGAATCCATCAGCAGCATAGTCATCCCTCAAAGGAAACTCTTTACACAGAAAGATCAAGCTCAAAACAAATTCGGCCAACTTATCGGTACTAGAGAGACTCTAGCAAAGCTTCACAAATCAACTGCAGCTGACAAAACAGTCAATGTACCACCAAAAAACCTTTTTGGTCAAGGAACGAGGCCTAAGTCAAAACCGGTATTTCCTGCTGCATTGCTAAACTTGTCTTCAAACAAAACAGTTAATAAAACCAAAGAAAATGTCGCTGCGGAAGTCAAAGGACAGGTCAGAAGTCTCTTCGGCAACCGGGCTGGGACCAAGCGTAAGAATATGTTTGCTGACTTCATTGTGTCCGAGAGTGAAGATGAAATATCTGAAATACAACCCAAAGTGTTTGGATTTCCAAAGAAACCGGACACGAGACGTGACAGTGCCACTTCGCGAGGAAAACGCGAGCATTCGCCTACTTCTAGTATTACAACTGACATTGAAATGGAGGAGTGGAAAATGCTTCCATCTTCTACCATGGTCGAAAACCAGTTGGAGGATATGATGGCCGCAGCTAAAACTCCAGTTAAAAGACCAAGATTGAGTAAATTGCCTGACATTAAAGAAACTGAAACTAAAAGTACTG TTGAGCAAATTGAAAAGGAACCATCTGACGAAGAGCAAGAACTGAaatatgatgatgaagatgataaaAGTGAAGTAATTCATGAACAGCAAATGCAAGATCAACGTGAAGTTGATGATAATGAGCATGATGGCATCCAAACCAATATTACAATCCAAAGCACTACAAATAAGATTACTGAAGGAAAAGAAAAGACAATGGGCATGAATGAAgaagacaaacaaaataaaagccACGCTACGTCACGAAATGTAAGCAAAGTGAAAGATAAAAACGTAAATCAGAGCAAAATACCCAGtgtaaatcaacaaaataatgttaGCCAGCATAAAATGAGTCCAGAAAAGGAACAAGATGTAGAAATGGAAGTTGAACTAACACAGAAAAAAGATAATAACACTGTTGTCAAAAACAAAAGCTACAGAGACTCAAATTCTCTGCAAAAAGATAAGGCTGATCAAAGCAAGGCCCAAAATAATGATGACGTCGCCAATGTTGATCAAGTTGACAATTGTGATGAAGGTAATGACCAAAACAAAAGTAAGAATAATCATAATGTAAGCTTAAAACAAAATAGAGATATTAGTCAAGTTAAGTCTAATACAAGCCAAGAAAAAGGAAATGACAAAGAAGCGATTGCAGCAAATGCAAGTGACAATCTTGATCAAGATGAACAAGAGGAACTAAATGAAAACGTTGATGAAGAAATACAAGAAGAAAATGAAGATCAGATTCAAAATGACATAGAAGAACAAGCAAGTGAATCGAAAGAACCAGAAAACGACTCTGAAGAACAGAATGAGGATGTTGAATTACAAAATCAAAGCGAAATCATTAAACAAGACGAAGATCACGAAGTTAGTATGGCACAAGAAAGTGAGACAGAACAAAACAAAGACGAAATGGATGTCCAAAATGACAGTCTAGTACAAAATCATGAAGATTGTGAAAATAACGCACATAATGAAAGTGCAGCGGAAGACCAAAATCAAAGCGTACCTGAAGTACAATCTGagcaagaagaagaagtacaGGACAGCGAGCAAGAAGACGAAGAAAATCAAGAAGATAATGAAGTTGAAAATGAGAGTTCAGCCGAAGATCAAGATAATGAAGTTGAAAATCAGAGTGAAATAGAAGAGGATGATGATAGAAATGCCAGTGACGCAGAAATGGAACAAGTCAGTGCTGTACAAGACGAAAACGACATGGAAGACGAAGATGGAATCAACGAAAGCGCTGAAGTACAAAATGAAGAGGATGCTGAAGAAAACGAAAGCGATAACGAACAAAACGATGATGAAGAAGAAGTAAACGAAAGTGCTGAAGTTAATGATTCAGAAGAAGATCAAAATGAAAGTGCTGAAGTAAATGAAATGGAAGATCAAAATGAAAGTGCCGAAGTAAATGATACGGAAGAAGAGCAAAATGAAAGTGCCGAAGTAAATGATACGGAAGAAGATCAAAATGAAAGCGCTGAAGTACAAAATGATGACGAAGAAGAAGATGCGCAAAACGAAAGCGCCGAAATGGATAATGACATTGACAATGACGCTCAAAACGAAAGCGAACATCAAGAAAACGAGGACTCCAATGACCAACAACAATCTGACTACGAAGCACCCAACGACTCACACGACACAACCGGCCGCCACAGAAAGAAGAAAGATACCAATGTTAATTCACCCGAAGCAATTTTACATGACAAAACGAACCAACTGGAATCGTTTACAGCGCAAGGCCGCAACACAAGTGTAAGAAAAACCACTATGCTGAAAAATATGACTATAAGACCAAGTCTGGCCCCACCTAGAGAAAGCACGGGAATATCTGATGGAACAACCAATTCGAGCGCAGAAGGATCAGGGTGGGACTCCCATAGAACCACTAGGAAGACGCTCCGTCAAACTTTCGGCAGAGACTTCACTCCTAGAAAATCCTTACGCGCTTTGGTCATGGAGAAATCGGCCAAGCGACAAACGGCGATAAGTGAAGTGACTGCTAAGTTCCCTCAAGCTAACTCCACAGAACTCCAGCTACCTGAAGCGTCGATGGTTCCTGATGATTGTGAGATGACAGTAGAAGAAGACAGACAGGAATCCAATCATGACGTGTCGAAGCGAACAAGACAGACCACGTTGGAAATGTATTTGCAGAAAATTAAAATGCAAAACATGGAACGGAACTTAAAAATG CAAGAAGCAGTAAGGAATTCTCTAAAAGCGCCCACAACAGATGTCCTGAACCCTTTCAAAGTGCCAGCTAGGCCGATGTTCTCCTCACGAAAGCCTAACAAAGCGGCCAGCAAGCCTAAAGCCAAGCCAGTGAAGTCTGCCCTGATACCATTGGACGATCTGCCGCCAGAATTACTCGAGGATATGAAGTACAAGCCGCCTAAGAGATTTCAGCCGAGCAACGCGTCGTGGATTACGAAAAGACTGTACAAGTTTTTGGAGAGCAAATTGGAGTCCAA ATACGACTACAAAGCCCGCGTGCGCGCCGAGAAGCTAGTGCAGACCATATACCACTTCGCCAAGGACCTGCGGCGCGTGCCTgtggcgccggcgccggcggtgGACGCGCTGAAACTAGAAATGGCGCGGTTGGGTGTGGTCACCACGCATTTTGACTTCTACCAGTTCTTCCACGAGTATATGCCGAGGGAGGTGCGGATCAAG GTGGTGCCAGATATAGTGAACAAAATAAGTGTGCCGCGACATGGAGTGTTCTCGGACATTATAAGGGGGAACACAGTCCAAGGATAG